The following proteins are encoded in a genomic region of Glycine soja cultivar W05 chromosome 17, ASM419377v2, whole genome shotgun sequence:
- the LOC114392723 gene encoding L-type lectin-domain containing receptor kinase IX.1-like — translation MLPLKTCLLLLPIFMILLPIVQPLSFNITNFSNTESASPIEYAGVAKTENGTVVLNPLINGGVGRAICVQPLRLKKSSNEDVTDFSTRFSFSINAPNKTNYADGFAFYVAPLALAYQIPPSSGGLRLGLYDDSKPQNSFVAVEFDPYVNEFDPPVQHVGINNNSIASLDYKKFDIERNIGKMGHALITYNASAKLLSVSWFFDGTSSDANSLSHQIDLGEIIMSDWVAVGFSGSTGTTKEENVIHSWEFSSSLDLSSTDPEVNNENDDDNKITKYKVQVKVVVVVAVVCSIIVVIVVISVTWLIIKKRRSGDGFGLDRAAIPRRFGYKELVAATNGFADDRRLGEGGYGQVYKGFLSDLGRVVAVKRIFSDVEDYEEIFTNEVKIISRLMHRNLVQFMGWCHEQGEVLLVFEYMVNGSLDTHLFGSRRTLAWGVRYKVVLGVARALRYLHEDAVQCVLHRDIKSGNVLLDTDFNAKVSDFGMAKLVDPRLRTQKTKVVGTYGYLAPEYVKEGRASKESDMYGFGVLALEIASGIRTYRDGENNHVPLTIWVWKHYEDGNVLNVADKGLNGDYDVNEMTCLLTVGLWCTLQEHKKRPNAEQVISVLKQEKPLPVLSAI, via the coding sequence ATGTTGCCCTTGAAAacttgtcttcttcttttgcccATCTTTATGATCCTTCTTCCAATAGTTCAACCACTCTCCTTCAACATAACTAACTTTAGCAACACCGAAAGCGCAAGCCCCATTGAATACGCCGGCGTAGCCAAGACTGAGAACGGAACCGTTGTGCTGAACCCACTCATCAATGGCGGAGTTGGACGAGCCATCTGTGTCCAACCACTACGCCTGAAAAAATCTTCTAACGAAGATGTCACAGACTTTTCAACTCGTTTTTCATTCTCTATCAACGCGCCTAATAAAACAAACTACGCTGATGGCTTTGCCTTCTATGTGGCACCACTTGCCTTGGCGTACCAAATTCCACCCAGTTCAGGTGGTTTACGTCTCGGGTTATACGATGACAGCAAACCCCAAAATAGCTTCGTTGCTGTTGAATTTGACCCTTATGTAAACGAGTTCGACCCACCAGTGCAGCATGTAGGGATCAACAATAACTCTATTGCATCCCTTGATTATAAGAAGTTTGATATTGAGAGAAACATAGGGAAGATGGGGCATGCGTTGATAACCTACAATGCTTCTGCCAAACTCCTTTCTGTCTCGTGGTTCTTTGATGGAACTAGTTCTGACGCTAATTCTCTTTCGCACCAGATTGACCTAGGGGAAATTATTATGTCAGACTGGGTCGCTGTAGGGTTTTCGGGATCAACCGGCACGACCAAAGAGGAAAATGTTATCCATTCATGGGAATTCAGTTCCAGTCTTGATTTAAGTTCCACCGATCCAGAGGTAAACAACGAAAATGATGATGACAACAAGATTACCAAATACAAGGTTCAGGTCAAAGTAGTAGTTGTTGTTGCAGTGGTTTGTtctattattgttgttatcGTGGTTATTAGTGTTACTTGGTTGATCATCAAGAAGAGAAGAAGCGGTGATGGTTTTGGTTTGGATAGAGCAGCTATTCCAAGAAGGTTTGGTTATAAGGAATTAGTTGCAGCTACCAACGGGTTTGCAGATGATAGAAGGCTCGGAGAAGGAGGCTATGGACAAGTCTACAAAGGGTTTCTGAGTGATTTAGGGCGCGTGGTTGCGGTGAAAAGGATCTTTTCTGATGTTGAAGATTATGAGGAAATATTCACAAACGAGGTGAAGATTATAAGTCGTCTTATGCATAGAAACCTTGTGCAGTTCATGGGGTGGTGCCACGAGCAAGGGGAGGTATTACTGGTTTTTGAATACATGGTTAATGGAAGCCTTGACACTCATTTATTTGGTAGCAGAAGAACTTTGGCATGGGGTGTGAGATACAAGGTGGTGTTAGGTGTGGCGAGAGCACTTCGATATCTTCATGAAGACGCGGTGCAGTGTGTTCTTCATAGAGATATTAAGTCAGGTAATGTTTTGTTGGACACAGATTTCAATGCTAAGGTTAGTGACTTTGGGATGGCGAAATTGGTGGATCCAAGATTGAGGACTCAGAAGACAAAGGTGGTGGGGACATATGGGTACCTGGCTCCTGAATATGTAAAGGAAGGGAGGGCTAGCAAGGAATCTGACATGTACGGTTTTGGAGTTTTGGCTTTGGAAATAGCATCTGGAATAAGGACTTACCGGGATGGGGAGAATAATCATGTGCCTTTGACGATTTGGGTGTGGAAACATTACGAGGATGGAAATGTTTTGAATGTTGCCGATAAGGGATTGAACGGTGATTATGATGTGAATGAAATGACTTGCTTGCTCACTGTGGGATTATGGTGTACCCTACAAGAACACAAGAAAAGGCCAAATGCTGAACAGGTTATTAGTGTTCTTAAGCAAGAAAAACCATTGCCAGTGCTTTCAGCAATATGA